The sequence below is a genomic window from Paenibacillus sp. DCT19.
TCCACTAATACTGACTTCGTAATCTTGTCATATTCCTTGATAAATTCATTCAAAGAGGACTTGATCTGGGATGTATACAAGGAGGCAAATTCTTGTGAGGATTCTTCCAGCCCGTTGGCTGATTGATGAAATATGAATACGCTTACAATTAATAATGGAATGATACAGGCTAGAAGATAACTCAACATCAATTTGTTTTGAAACCTCAACTTTTTTATCATGGGCATCCCTTCCTTCGGTGCTCATCTAAATCTACTTTCCGTCCATAATTGGGTTAACTTTAACGCTCCGACCCCTATCTTGTAAAGGGATTTTTCTGCCTCCAAGCATAGTTTACAGCAGAATGAGGCCATGGATCATGCTCAACATGTATTGTCTTTAAAATGACTATGTATTACCTTAAAAACAACCTGTTGATAGCGAAAATGATATATTCTTTTTGCACCGAGTCCCCAAAGAAGAAGAACTCTATATCCGCTAGTCCCCTAATAATAAGCATTAAACCTAGAATGGCAAAGCTGCACAACGGGTTAAGACTCTTACTTTTACAAAACGATGTACCCCCCCTCCAGTAAATCGGCTAAACTTCGTATCGGCGTGTCAAGCTTCATTTGTCGCTTCAAACAGCTTAATGATATGACTCCAGGTGACTATCGAAATCGTGCCAGAATTTTTGAAATTGTCCGATACATCTAAAAATACAAAAACTTCGGCTTACGCCGAAGTATGTCGACAGTAACGATATGCTTTCTAAAAAATGCTTCCTCTGATCGTCAACGCAGGGTAATTCCCCATGCAGAGAGTATCGGCATAAATTCGGATAAGAAGGAAAACTCTGCCGTGCTTATCAGTACCACAACCATTTTATTGTTGGTTCGGCAGACGTAATGCGTTTGCTGAAGTTTGCGCTTGATCTAAAAATCCCTCTGCTCGGGTCAACTGCTGCCGTGCCTTCTCCAACGCTTGTGAATCTGTTGCATTAGATTCATTTAACGAGCTTATTGCTTGATTTAAAGCCGTCTGCACTTCAGAAACGGCGTTAGATGCATGCTGCTCCAGTGCATTTCCATTCGAGTTAAGGGCACCTTCTGCCGGTTTTCTTGCATTTTCGGTGGCTAGATCAATTTTGTTTTTATTGGGCACAGTGAGTCCTCCTCCCTATTTCAAATCATCTAAAACAGAAATAAGTATCGGATTAAGATTTTGTTTATATTCCTGCAATGGTATGGGAATATTCGGATCTTCCTCTTCCGCAATCCATTTTAGTATAAGATCCAATTCGTTGGAAAATCTAACGTTAATGAAAAAGGAGGTGATCATTTCTCCATGAACAAGCCAACACTAGCGCCGCACGAGTCGATGGAACTGCATGAAGCTTTAAACTTTAAAACGCTATGCATCGCTAAGTCAAAACTGATGCAAGGCCTGGTTTTTGATCAAGAACTAAAAGCTTTAATGCAAAAAGACGTCATTCAGTCCATACAACAGATCGCTGAACTGCAAGCCATTTACGCGAAAGCTCCTTTCCAAGCACCTGTTCCGAGTAGTCCGACACCTATAACACATTAAGGGGAGCTCAAATGAATACCGATTATTTAGACCCGATTAACTCATTAAATATGCCGGAAATGGCAGACATGACTTTTGCTATGGACTTCCTTATTCGTGCCAAGGAAGGTGTGCGTAATTTGTCCATCGCCCTGACGGAAACGGCTTCACCAGATGTAAGAGCCCTGCTGCACACTCAGCTTAAACAAGGGATTGCTATGCACCAGGAAATCTCGGAGCTCATGATTCGCAAAAAGTGGTTCCATCCTTACGAGCTGAATGAACAGTACCAACTTGACCAGCTATCGGCGAATAATACGGTGATGATTGGGCAGATGAATCTGTTCCCAGGAGATACGTCGCGTAAAGGGATGTTTGATCGGACCCCAGATGAACATATTGGAGGACATAAAGCATGAAGGCGGTAACGTATCAAGGGGTTAAAAATGTCGTGGTCAAAGAGGTTCCGGATGCGAAAATTGAGAAACCGGACGATATGATCGTAAAGATCACCAGTACCGCCATTTGCGGTTCTGACCTTCATCTTTTTCACGGGATGATCCCTAACCTTCAGGAGAATTATGTCATCGGACATGAGCCGATGGGGATCGTAGAAGAAGTAGGCCCTGGCGTGACAAACCTAAAAAAAGGCGACCGTGTAATCATCCCGTTTAACATCGCATGTGGAGAATGCTTTTTTGCAAAAATCAGTTGGAAAGCCAATGTGACAATTCCAACGAGAACGGAGATATGGGCGCATATTTCGGCTACTCGGGAACGACCGGCGGATATTCTGGCGGGCAAGCTGAGTATTTACGGGTTCCGTTTGCCAATTTCACCCACTTTAAAATTCCTGAAAACTGTGAACAACCGGACGAAAAGCTAAGCTTGATCGCTGATGCCATGACCACGGCTTTCTGGAGCGTAGATAATGCCGGCGTAAAAAATGGAGATACGGTCATCGTTCTCGGATGCGGCCCAGTCGGACTCCTGGCTCAGAAATTCTGCTGGCTGAAAGGAGCAAAGCGGGTCATAGCCGTTGACTATGTCGATTACCGCTTGCAGCATGCGAAACGAACGAACAACGTCGAAATCGTAAACTTCGAACAAGATAAGAACATTGGCAATACGCTCAAGGAAATGACCAAAGGCGGCGCCGATGTTGTGATTGATGCAGTAG
It includes:
- a CDS encoding spore gernimation protein GerQ produces the protein MNKPTLAPHESMELHEALNFKTLCIAKSKLMQGLVFDQELKALMQKDVIQSIQQIAELQAIYAKAPFQAPVPSSPTPITH
- a CDS encoding spore coat protein; its protein translation is MNTDYLDPINSLNMPEMADMTFAMDFLIRAKEGVRNLSIALTETASPDVRALLHTQLKQGIAMHQEISELMIRKKWFHPYELNEQYQLDQLSANNTVMIGQMNLFPGDTSRKGMFDRTPDEHIGGHKA